In Calothrix sp. PCC 7507, one DNA window encodes the following:
- a CDS encoding PAS domain S-box protein yields MQAFPPPLWLTCLRSIIDFSPLTVEPETPVLEAIALMAKSGKSALVGSASQIVGWLTERDVVKLVASGVDLKTSQMCEVMHAYSISLQLSEFADLKTVLSLMQQHQLDLLPVVDEQGQLVGTVTAESICQALQAELRETSIDITEFQQVQADLEARVAKRTQSLRKINQQLVDEMSDRPQAPQELEQSEARWRFLAETIPQQVWIAQADGSIEYVNQRFLDYFGCTKEQILDWKWQQWKHPEDLPQCLDAWQKSLATGETFEIESRWLRAADNTYRWHLVRALPWYDQQGKIVNWFGTNTDIHDRKLIEQALAERVRLADFRADVDTILTQSHSLKDLMHGCTEAVVQHLDAAFARIWMLNKQENVLELQVSSGIYTHIDGYHQRIPVGEYKIGLIAQQGKPHLTNSVLTDPRISQKDWAQREGMIAFAGYPLIVEGETLGVMAMFSRQELTESTLKALEIAADEIAFGIKRQLIEAALKHSEERFRNLVEASSDWVWEVNENAVYTYASPKVRDILGYTPQEIIGKTLFELMPPEEGGRVANIFAPIAAAQQPFKCLENINIHQDGHLVVLETSGEPIFDTEGKFRGYRGMDRDITERKLVEESLLRFRKAIESTSDAVVIADSQGQCIYVNPAFVEIYGYTLEELQAAGGATVIFQQPQQCEQILATVMSGQSWRGETTMRARSGGIVQIDLRSDAIKDVTGKIIGKVCIHTDITQRQQAESDLWLRDRAIAASSNGIVIIDVRMQDEPIIYVNPAFERMTGYCAAEVIGQSRRWLQHADIKQPELQQLSTAMQTGQDCTVILRNSRKDGSLFWNQLNISPVCDVDGELTHYIGIQTDITERKQLEKDLRVALETEKELKSRFISMISHEFRTPLSTILSSSELLEHYRHKWTEEKQLTHLHRIQSAVKRMTEMLNDVLFMGKAETGILDYRPTSLDLVAYCRHLVEDLELSLNNQHQISFTSEFDFMTCNMDNKLLEHILCNLLSNAIKYSPANSTIEFTLGCQHGQAIFQIRDQGIGIPEQDLPDIFESFHRAQNVGNILGTGLGLAIVKNCVDIHQGEIFVTSQLGIGTTFTVTLPLK; encoded by the coding sequence ATGCAAGCTTTTCCTCCGCCTCTTTGGCTAACCTGCTTAAGGTCAATAATTGACTTTTCGCCGTTGACGGTCGAGCCGGAAACGCCAGTATTAGAAGCGATCGCGCTCATGGCAAAGTCGGGCAAAAGTGCTTTAGTTGGATCGGCTTCGCAAATAGTGGGCTGGTTGACAGAGCGAGATGTGGTCAAGCTTGTCGCTTCTGGGGTTGACTTGAAAACATCTCAGATGTGTGAAGTCATGCACGCCTACAGCATCTCCCTACAACTGTCTGAATTTGCAGATTTAAAAACAGTATTATCACTGATGCAACAGCATCAGTTGGATTTACTGCCAGTTGTCGATGAGCAAGGTCAACTTGTTGGTACAGTCACCGCTGAAAGTATTTGTCAGGCACTGCAAGCAGAGTTAAGAGAAACCAGTATAGATATTACCGAATTTCAGCAAGTACAAGCGGATTTAGAGGCGCGAGTAGCTAAACGCACACAATCTCTCAGAAAAATCAACCAGCAATTAGTGGATGAAATGAGCGATCGCCCGCAAGCGCCACAAGAGCTAGAACAAAGCGAAGCGCGCTGGCGATTTTTAGCCGAAACCATACCACAACAAGTATGGATAGCGCAAGCAGATGGTAGCATTGAGTATGTTAACCAGCGTTTCCTCGACTACTTTGGTTGTACCAAAGAACAAATACTTGACTGGAAATGGCAGCAATGGAAACATCCAGAAGATTTACCTCAATGTCTGGATGCGTGGCAAAAATCCTTAGCTACAGGGGAAACTTTTGAAATCGAATCCCGATGGCTCAGAGCCGCTGACAATACCTATCGCTGGCATTTAGTACGCGCTTTACCCTGGTATGATCAACAAGGAAAAATAGTCAACTGGTTTGGCACAAACACAGATATTCATGATCGCAAACTCATAGAGCAAGCTTTAGCAGAGCGCGTCCGGCTAGCTGACTTTCGTGCCGATGTCGATACAATTCTCACCCAGAGTCATAGCTTAAAAGACTTAATGCATGGCTGCACTGAGGCTGTAGTCCAACATCTTGATGCTGCCTTTGCTCGCATCTGGATGTTAAACAAACAGGAGAATGTACTAGAATTACAAGTCAGTTCGGGAATCTACACCCATATTGATGGGTATCATCAACGCATTCCGGTTGGTGAATACAAAATTGGTTTGATTGCTCAACAGGGTAAACCCCATTTAACCAACTCCGTACTCACCGATCCTCGAATTAGTCAAAAAGACTGGGCGCAACGAGAAGGGATGATTGCCTTTGCTGGCTATCCCCTGATTGTTGAAGGGGAAACACTAGGAGTAATGGCAATGTTTTCTCGCCAAGAACTCACGGAATCTACCTTAAAAGCCTTGGAAATTGCTGCCGATGAAATTGCTTTTGGCATTAAGCGTCAACTTATCGAAGCAGCGCTGAAACATAGTGAAGAAAGGTTCCGCAACTTAGTTGAAGCCAGCAGTGATTGGGTATGGGAAGTTAATGAAAATGCTGTTTACACTTATGCTAGCCCCAAAGTACGAGACATCTTGGGTTACACACCACAAGAAATTATTGGCAAAACCCTCTTTGAATTAATGCCACCGGAAGAGGGTGGACGTGTTGCTAACATTTTTGCACCAATAGCAGCTGCACAACAACCATTTAAATGTTTAGAAAACATTAACATTCATCAAGATGGCCATTTAGTTGTTCTTGAAACCAGTGGAGAGCCAATCTTTGATACTGAAGGTAAATTTCGTGGCTATCGTGGCATGGATCGCGATATCACTGAGCGTAAATTAGTAGAAGAGTCTTTGTTACGCTTTCGCAAAGCTATAGAAAGTACTAGTGATGCCGTTGTTATAGCTGACAGTCAAGGTCAGTGTATTTATGTAAATCCGGCATTTGTGGAAATATACGGTTATACCTTAGAGGAATTACAAGCTGCTGGGGGAGCAACAGTGATTTTTCAGCAGCCCCAACAGTGTGAGCAAATATTGGCTACTGTGATGAGTGGGCAGTCATGGCGCGGTGAAACGACGATGAGAGCGCGGAGTGGTGGCATTGTCCAAATTGACCTCCGTTCTGATGCAATTAAGGATGTTACTGGTAAAATTATCGGTAAAGTATGTATCCATACTGATATCACCCAGCGTCAGCAGGCAGAATCAGATTTATGGCTGCGTGATCGGGCGATCGCTGCCAGTAGCAACGGCATTGTGATTATTGATGTTAGGATGCAAGATGAACCAATTATCTATGTTAATCCAGCCTTTGAGCGCATGACTGGCTACTGTGCAGCAGAAGTCATCGGGCAAAGTCGTCGTTGGTTACAACATGCTGATATCAAGCAACCAGAACTACAACAACTCAGCACGGCCATGCAAACAGGACAAGATTGCACCGTAATTTTACGTAATAGCCGTAAAGATGGCAGCCTGTTTTGGAACCAGTTAAACATTTCTCCTGTTTGCGACGTTGATGGTGAACTCACCCACTACATCGGTATCCAAACCGATATTACTGAACGTAAACAATTAGAAAAAGACCTAAGAGTAGCACTAGAAACCGAAAAAGAACTCAAATCTCGTTTTATTTCCATGATTTCCCACGAATTCCGCACCCCATTAAGTACTATCCTTTCTTCCTCTGAGTTACTAGAACACTACCGCCACAAATGGACGGAGGAAAAACAACTCACTCACCTGCATCGCATTCAAAGCGCCGTCAAACGCATGACTGAAATGTTGAATGATGTTTTGTTTATGGGCAAGGCAGAAACGGGAATACTAGACTATAGACCAACATCTCTCGATTTAGTGGCTTACTGCCGTCATTTAGTGGAAGACCTGGAACTGAGTCTCAATAATCAGCACCAAATTTCTTTCACTAGTGAATTTGATTTCATGACATGCAACATGGATAATAAGTTACTTGAACATATTCTCTGTAACTTACTCTCGAATGCAATCAAGTATTCTCCGGCTAATAGCACCATCGAGTTTACTCTCGGTTGTCAGCATGGACAGGCAATATTTCAAATCCGAGACCAGGGAATTGGCATTCCCGAACAAGACCTACCGGATATTTTTGAATCATTTCATCGCGCCCAGAATGTCGGAAATATCTTAGGTACTGGATTAGGATTAGCAATTGTTAAAAACTGTGTTGATATCCACCAAGGTGAAATTTTCGTCACCAGTCAGCTTGGCATTGGGACAACATTTACTGTCACCCTACCATTAAAGTGA
- a CDS encoding EAL domain-containing response regulator, with protein sequence MPKILVIEDEELVRENLLDLLEAEDFDTIAAANGKIGVNLAFSELPDLILCDMMMPEIDGYGVLSILRQDPIMSTIPFIFLTAKSAKSDFRQGMDMGADDYLTKPFTRAELLSAIMNRLEKKATLKKYLLSTQTALKTLSPKMQLLEMNLSRVIQEEIFQEFELSYQPIIDTSSGKIIAAESLLSWQSPEIGLVSPAEFIPLAESTGLIISIDNWVLKTTCEQINRWRNYVEIFPLTIAVNVSGTLLNKPNFIHQIIELLETYNLAPQDIKIELNESAIMQDVNSAISTMTKLQSLGVSIAVDEFGMGYHSLINLKELPINTLKIGQYFVHNVATNQEKSEFTKSLINMAHSLKLQVVAEGVDTEADLSFLRKNNCDAVQGSLLSCPLSAAELENFF encoded by the coding sequence ATGCCTAAAATTTTAGTTATTGAAGATGAAGAATTAGTCCGTGAAAATCTTCTAGATTTACTTGAAGCTGAGGATTTTGATACTATTGCGGCTGCAAATGGAAAAATAGGAGTAAACTTAGCCTTTTCTGAATTACCAGATTTAATTTTGTGTGACATGATGATGCCAGAAATTGATGGTTATGGGGTGTTATCAATATTACGTCAAGACCCAATAATGTCCACAATTCCTTTCATTTTCCTAACTGCTAAATCCGCTAAATCTGACTTTCGTCAAGGCATGGACATGGGTGCAGATGACTATCTCACTAAGCCATTTACTCGCGCGGAATTATTAAGTGCGATTATGAACCGCTTGGAAAAAAAAGCTACTTTAAAAAAATATTTATTATCAACTCAAACTGCACTTAAAACATTATCGCCAAAAATGCAGTTATTAGAAATGAATTTATCGCGCGTTATCCAAGAAGAAATTTTTCAAGAATTTGAGTTGTCTTATCAACCAATTATAGATACTTCTTCCGGTAAAATAATTGCAGCCGAAAGTTTATTAAGTTGGCAAAGTCCTGAAATAGGTCTAGTTTCTCCTGCTGAATTCATTCCTTTAGCTGAATCCACAGGTTTAATTATTTCTATAGATAACTGGGTGTTAAAAACTACTTGTGAGCAAATTAATAGATGGCGAAATTATGTAGAAATTTTTCCTTTAACTATTGCTGTTAATGTGTCTGGAACTCTTTTAAATAAACCAAATTTCATTCACCAAATAATTGAACTTTTAGAAACCTATAATTTAGCACCTCAAGATATAAAAATAGAACTTAATGAAAGTGCAATTATGCAAGATGTTAATAGTGCAATCAGTACCATGACTAAATTGCAATCTCTGGGTGTAAGCATCGCTGTTGATGAATTTGGTATGGGTTATCATTCTTTGATAAATCTCAAAGAATTACCCATTAATACTTTGAAAATTGGACAATATTTTGTCCACAACGTTGCGACAAATCAGGAAAAATCAGAATTTACTAAATCCTTGATTAATATGGCTCATAGTCTTAAATTACAGGTGGTAGCTGAGGGGGTTGACACAGAAGCAGATTTGTCTTTTTTACGGAAAAATAATTGTGATGCTGTGCAAGGTTCTCTATTAAGTTGTCCATTATCAGCAGCAGAGTTGGAAAACTTCTTTTAG
- a CDS encoding NACHT domain-containing NTPase — protein sequence MVKRSLQATDEGIRKAKQAFKRKGWTQEYLATVVGLETRQPIWKFFTGKPIDRQAFNEICFILELDPSEISQKSAIDELKPLDKPTYNTLDIDILVKKLRAAHYDKIQAQCGTLHLLDIAQPIGLNDLYVDVNILEEMTSKRWVETTDLRKFDTNEFDRFGLGKVRQKRVWGIEAFVQYSKLMVLGKPGSGKTTFLQSIAISCNQGFFQPDCLPIFISLKNFAEDTRGRKQISLLSYIYEYFCNFGVIEEELIKVFSHGKALILLDGLDEVIGEDCDEVIKSIRYFLDIFYKIRIIITCRIAAQNYKFHGFTEVEIADFTKTQIAAFANKWFLAVAKNSHMEAKALANKFMQKIELAENLQFLELASTPILLNLTCLLFQFLEDFPAARSELYRKGLELLLVRWDEARGIKRDQVYRDLSLLHKIKLLSYVAAITFTQGDYLLPETKMRQHIADYLRYLPEVTTDVDALELESGAVLKAIEVQHGLLIERARGIYSFSHLTFQEYFTAREIVANANIKTLQELITHLDEKRWREVFLLSAEILQPADDLLQLIKQQIDALVTTNANLQNFLNWVWQKSCLVGKSYHPSSVRAFYFTISLPPEHPLANDQKLAISLDHQIAVNLGVDLALDLALTHALTVSLGMTADIFFQRVSALILALDLDHLLHEQSSLQKSLQDLKDELPFTNQSREGLKIWWQTHGETWTEKLRTLMISDRQIGHIWYFTPEEWSCLQQYWDANQLLLDCLKGASNVTPNLRQAIENSLFLVNSSVKIGLETGDNY from the coding sequence ATGGTAAAAAGATCACTTCAAGCAACAGATGAAGGTATTAGAAAAGCCAAACAGGCTTTTAAGCGCAAAGGTTGGACACAAGAATATTTAGCTACTGTAGTAGGTTTAGAAACTCGTCAGCCCATTTGGAAGTTTTTTACTGGTAAGCCTATTGACCGTCAAGCTTTCAATGAGATTTGCTTTATCTTAGAGCTAGACCCATCAGAAATCTCCCAAAAATCTGCTATTGATGAATTAAAACCTTTAGACAAGCCTACTTATAATACTCTGGATATTGATATCTTAGTCAAAAAGCTGCGGGCGGCTCATTATGATAAGATTCAAGCCCAGTGCGGTACTTTGCATCTTTTGGATATTGCTCAACCTATTGGATTAAATGACCTTTATGTTGATGTCAATATTCTGGAAGAAATGACTAGTAAAAGATGGGTAGAAACTACGGATTTGCGAAAGTTCGATACTAATGAATTTGATAGATTTGGATTAGGTAAAGTTCGTCAAAAACGGGTTTGGGGGATAGAGGCTTTTGTACAATATTCTAAACTGATGGTGCTGGGAAAACCAGGCTCTGGTAAAACTACATTTTTGCAATCAATTGCTATCAGTTGTAATCAGGGATTTTTCCAGCCAGATTGTCTACCAATTTTCATCAGTTTAAAAAACTTTGCTGAGGATACTAGAGGTCGGAAGCAAATTAGTTTATTAAGCTATATCTATGAATATTTTTGTAATTTTGGTGTGATTGAGGAAGAACTGATTAAAGTTTTTTCTCATGGAAAAGCTCTGATTTTACTAGACGGTTTAGACGAAGTTATTGGAGAGGATTGTGATGAAGTTATTAAAAGTATTCGGTATTTTCTAGATATTTTTTACAAAATTAGGATAATTATTACGTGCCGTATTGCTGCCCAAAATTATAAATTTCATGGATTTACTGAAGTAGAAATTGCAGATTTTACCAAAACTCAAATTGCTGCTTTTGCTAACAAATGGTTTTTGGCTGTCGCCAAGAACTCGCATATGGAAGCAAAAGCCTTGGCAAATAAGTTTATGCAAAAAATAGAACTGGCCGAAAATTTACAATTTTTAGAGTTAGCATCTACACCAATTTTACTTAATCTTACCTGTTTATTATTTCAGTTCCTAGAGGATTTTCCTGCTGCAAGATCTGAATTGTATAGAAAAGGATTAGAACTATTATTAGTACGCTGGGATGAAGCCAGGGGGATTAAACGAGACCAAGTTTATCGTGATTTATCATTGCTACATAAAATCAAGTTACTTAGTTATGTGGCAGCAATTACCTTTACCCAGGGAGATTACTTACTACCAGAAACTAAAATGCGGCAACACATTGCTGACTATCTACGCTACCTTCCTGAAGTAACAACTGATGTGGATGCTTTAGAACTAGAGAGTGGTGCTGTATTGAAAGCAATTGAGGTTCAACATGGATTGCTTATAGAAAGAGCTAGGGGAATTTACTCTTTTTCTCATTTAACTTTTCAAGAGTATTTTACTGCTCGAGAAATTGTTGCTAATGCTAATATTAAAACACTGCAAGAACTGATAACTCATTTAGATGAAAAACGCTGGCGAGAAGTCTTTTTATTAAGTGCAGAAATTTTGCAGCCTGCCGATGATTTGTTACAGCTAATAAAGCAACAAATTGATGCTTTAGTAACCACAAATGCCAACTTGCAGAATTTTCTTAACTGGGTATGGCAAAAATCTTGTTTGGTCGGTAAGTCTTATCATCCGTCCAGTGTGCGTGCTTTTTATTTTACTATTTCCCTGCCTCCAGAACATCCTTTAGCTAACGACCAGAAATTGGCTATATCTTTGGATCATCAGATTGCTGTTAATCTTGGCGTTGATTTGGCTTTAGATTTAGCGCTAACTCATGCTCTGACTGTGAGTTTGGGGATGACGGCTGATATTTTTTTCCAACGGGTTTCTGCGCTCATTTTAGCTCTCGATCTTGATCATCTACTCCATGAGCAATCATCTTTACAAAAATCGCTGCAAGACCTGAAAGACGAGCTACCATTCACAAATCAAAGTAGAGAAGGATTAAAAATATGGTGGCAAACTCATGGAGAAACTTGGACTGAAAAACTACGAACCCTGATGATTAGCGATCGCCAAATTGGCCACATTTGGTATTTTACTCCAGAAGAGTGGTCATGCTTGCAGCAGTATTGGGATGCCAACCAATTATTGCTAGATTGCCTCAAGGGTGCTAGTAATGTCACGCCAAATTTGCGGCAAGCAATAGAAAATAGCTTATTTTTGGTTAATAGTTCTGTCAAAATCGGACTTGAGACGGGCGACAATTATTAA
- a CDS encoding sorbosone dehydrogenase family protein: MKVSGHFLLLFLLFTTAACSQTRASLDNLTPQVAQKPTQPKNIIRTETLSPTPIRINLSNLPAPFATESASKSPDVVAIPANPVLRVPAGFTVNVFAEGLDAPRWLALTPSGDVLVTETRQNRIRLLRDTNGDGVADVRQTFATATNGLNIPFGMAFSGDSFFLGNTDAVLRFPYTKGQPQLTGTGKKIANLPGGGYNQHWTRNVVVSPDGNKLYVSVGSQSNVSEEPPPRASVQQMNLDGSQQQTFASGLRNPVGLDFHPVTKKLYATVNERDGIGDDLVPDYLTGVQQGEFYGWPYAYLSPNNLDPRQKTNDKSKRPDLAARTRTPEVLFQAHSAALGLQFYDGKAFPEKYRNGAFVAFRGSWNRDRGTGYKVVFIPFDTQGRSPGYYEDFLTGFLLNPAVPTTWGRPVGLLTLPDGSLLVTEEANNRIYRIQYTGGK, encoded by the coding sequence ATGAAAGTCTCTGGGCATTTTTTGCTGCTATTTTTGTTATTCACCACAGCAGCCTGTAGTCAGACTCGCGCCTCCCTGGATAATCTCACGCCGCAGGTGGCACAGAAGCCAACACAGCCGAAAAATATCATTCGTACCGAAACACTTTCACCTACACCCATCCGGATTAATTTGAGCAATTTACCAGCACCCTTCGCTACAGAAAGTGCTTCTAAGTCGCCAGATGTTGTGGCGATTCCTGCTAACCCAGTGCTGCGCGTTCCAGCAGGATTTACAGTCAATGTTTTTGCTGAGGGTTTAGATGCACCACGGTGGTTAGCTTTGACTCCTAGTGGTGATGTGTTGGTGACGGAAACTAGACAAAATCGCATTCGTCTGTTGCGTGACACTAACGGGGATGGGGTAGCTGATGTGCGTCAGACTTTTGCGACTGCGACTAACGGCCTGAATATTCCTTTTGGTATGGCTTTTTCTGGTGATTCCTTCTTTCTGGGTAACACCGATGCAGTTTTACGGTTTCCCTACACTAAAGGCCAACCGCAACTGACTGGTACGGGGAAGAAAATCGCTAATCTTCCTGGCGGTGGTTATAACCAACACTGGACGCGGAACGTGGTGGTATCACCCGATGGTAATAAATTATACGTTTCGGTTGGTTCTCAATCCAATGTCAGTGAAGAACCGCCACCACGGGCTTCAGTACAGCAAATGAATTTAGATGGTTCCCAGCAGCAGACTTTCGCCTCTGGATTGCGTAACCCAGTAGGTTTGGATTTTCACCCCGTGACTAAAAAACTCTACGCCACCGTCAACGAAAGAGATGGGATTGGTGATGATTTGGTACCAGACTACCTTACAGGAGTTCAACAGGGGGAATTTTACGGTTGGCCTTATGCTTACCTATCACCAAACAACCTTGACCCACGTCAGAAAACAAATGACAAAAGTAAACGCCCCGATTTAGCCGCCCGGACTCGTACCCCAGAGGTCTTATTCCAGGCGCATTCAGCCGCTTTGGGTTTGCAGTTTTATGACGGTAAAGCATTTCCCGAAAAATACCGTAATGGTGCTTTTGTGGCTTTTCGTGGTTCTTGGAACCGCGATCGCGGTACTGGTTATAAAGTTGTATTTATTCCTTTCGATACTCAAGGGCGATCGCCTGGTTACTATGAAGATTTTCTCACGGGATTTTTGCTGAATCCTGCTGTACCTACTACGTGGGGAAGGCCTGTGGGGTTGTTGACTTTACCTGATGGTAGTTTACTGGTGACAGAAGAAGCCAATAATCGGATTTATCGAATTCAGTATACAGGGGGGAAATAA
- a CDS encoding Uma2 family endonuclease, which yields MYQTNPPRPPQENMPTMYDLPSELVGESGLPDEFHRIQAELLSETCQPPNHLPEEILLASDLNLYYDPRHPLWYKRPDWYMVLGVPSNNEQQDLRLSYVVWQEGIDPFLVVELLSPGTEQEDLGKTLREINQPPTKWQVYEQILRIPYYVVYDRYENNLRAFKVMGIHYEAILLTENRFWLEDLELGLGLWQGTYQQTTGLWLRWYNSTGWIPTLAEKAEQERQRADKLAEYVRSLGVDPDSLS from the coding sequence ATGTATCAAACTAACCCACCCCGTCCGCCACAAGAAAACATGCCGACGATGTATGATTTACCCAGTGAATTAGTAGGAGAATCAGGATTGCCAGATGAATTTCACCGCATACAAGCTGAGTTGCTCAGTGAAACTTGCCAGCCGCCTAATCACTTACCTGAAGAAATTTTACTTGCCAGTGACTTAAACCTTTATTATGACCCCCGCCATCCCTTGTGGTACAAACGCCCTGATTGGTATATGGTTTTGGGAGTTCCTAGCAACAACGAGCAGCAAGACTTGCGCTTAAGTTATGTTGTCTGGCAAGAAGGAATTGATCCATTTTTAGTAGTTGAATTACTTTCACCAGGAACAGAACAAGAAGACTTAGGGAAAACACTACGAGAGATTAATCAACCTCCGACAAAGTGGCAAGTCTATGAGCAGATTTTGCGAATTCCTTACTATGTGGTCTATGACCGCTATGAAAATAATTTACGTGCTTTTAAGGTCATGGGCATCCATTATGAGGCCATATTACTAACTGAAAACCGCTTTTGGTTGGAGGATCTGGAACTGGGATTAGGTCTGTGGCAAGGTACTTATCAGCAGACTACAGGTTTATGGTTACGTTGGTATAATTCCACAGGCTGGATACCGACCTTAGCCGAAAAAGCGGAACAAGAACGCCAACGGGCTGATAAATTAGCAGAGTACGTGCGATCGCTAGGAGTTGATCCAGATAGTCTAAGCTAA
- a CDS encoding glycosyltransferase encodes MLIWKTSSLNINIASVRYRCLLPLHYLELHGYQSCIYADNNEIQCQGKSDIVIFVKSFSPHDLCLAKQLHQASVPVILDICDNIFIEDYIFQDINVTPQQIFKEMSKLASAIVTTGEPLKNVIEAEVGTSTPVFIIPDGNETLEDVKRSFDFIKWERWVKLGIYNPKLFLQIIINNVKYRIASYAKKTYNYLRKRFSSNYFKIYFWRKKIAKLNGQFRRMVKKILRIETSNQELNYPENNLLLNNLSPVPSYCEILQESNQLISKSEQQSEASLALTKNVALTEEIPKIIWFGNHGANYGNFGMLNILDIADHLIKISQEIKFKLLVVSNNYEKYCQHILPLPFPTEYVKWDPLNIYKYISQSNLTIIPNSKTPFSICKSANRAVLSLSLGVPVIATKTPALDIFNECIICDEWERGLKAYLTDQQLVNTHVETAKSIIKSNYSGEAIANQWANVLNQVSGNVV; translated from the coding sequence ATGTTAATTTGGAAAACCAGTTCTCTAAATATAAACATAGCTAGTGTTCGATATCGATGCTTATTACCGCTACACTATCTTGAATTACATGGATATCAATCTTGCATTTACGCTGATAATAACGAAATCCAGTGCCAAGGTAAATCAGATATTGTTATTTTTGTCAAAAGCTTTTCACCTCATGATTTATGTTTAGCCAAACAGTTGCATCAAGCAAGTGTACCAGTAATTTTAGACATCTGTGATAATATATTTATCGAAGATTATATCTTTCAAGATATCAATGTTACTCCGCAACAAATTTTCAAGGAAATGTCTAAGTTAGCATCAGCAATAGTGACAACAGGAGAACCATTAAAAAATGTCATAGAAGCAGAAGTGGGGACATCTACTCCAGTATTTATAATTCCCGATGGTAATGAAACACTCGAAGATGTCAAGCGATCATTTGATTTTATTAAATGGGAACGTTGGGTAAAACTAGGTATTTATAACCCAAAATTATTTTTACAAATTATCATAAATAATGTGAAATATAGAATTGCTAGCTATGCAAAAAAAACGTACAATTATCTACGAAAAAGATTTTCCAGCAATTATTTTAAAATTTATTTTTGGAGGAAAAAAATAGCAAAACTTAATGGACAGTTTAGAAGGATGGTTAAAAAAATACTGCGAATAGAAACGAGTAATCAAGAACTTAATTATCCCGAAAATAATCTACTATTAAATAATCTTTCCCCAGTTCCAAGTTATTGTGAAATTCTCCAGGAAAGCAACCAATTGATTAGTAAATCTGAGCAGCAATCAGAGGCTAGTCTGGCACTAACAAAAAATGTAGCATTAACGGAGGAAATTCCGAAAATAATTTGGTTCGGTAATCATGGAGCTAACTATGGCAATTTTGGAATGTTAAACATATTAGACATAGCTGATCATCTAATAAAAATTAGCCAGGAAATAAAGTTCAAATTGCTTGTTGTTAGTAATAATTACGAAAAATATTGCCAGCATATACTCCCATTACCTTTTCCCACGGAGTATGTAAAATGGGACCCATTGAACATTTATAAATACATATCTCAAAGTAATCTAACAATAATTCCCAACTCCAAGACTCCCTTTAGCATTTGTAAGTCTGCTAACCGTGCAGTGCTTTCTTTATCATTGGGAGTGCCTGTAATCGCTACAAAAACACCAGCACTCGACATCTTTAATGAATGTATAATATGTGATGAATGGGAGAGGGGATTAAAAGCATACCTCACCGACCAGCAGCTGGTTAATACCCATGTGGAAACAGCCAAATCTATTATTAAAAGTAATTATAGTGGCGAAGCGATCGCCAATCAATGGGCAAATGTCTTAAATCAAGTTAGTGGTAACGTGGTGTGA